One stretch of Chitinivibrionales bacterium DNA includes these proteins:
- a CDS encoding cyclic nucleotide-binding domain-containing protein encodes MLTIIDIPREIADLYAQSKEIAQKIAATIAQEVPLQKFTKNTSLTRTCPSSVVIIQSGIFKYFYDNKFIRFYSNGDIVSVPSAGNKLPLAITSEFAAEMLVLNNERFLSVLRKDQSLATNWLEYHSMNETIMHSLTSLFAGEDFKPDVDIRQYQSGEVIIQEGDAPDNLFEMIEGKAAVSVKDTQVGTINAGEVFGEVSFLTESTRTATVIAESRCLIQAISGDQFEKIIKYRPTLVFSVSRTLANRLTEVNDRLIRISSLT; translated from the coding sequence ATGCTGACTATTATCGATATTCCCCGGGAAATTGCCGATCTCTATGCTCAAAGCAAAGAAATTGCGCAGAAAATTGCAGCGACAATTGCACAAGAAGTTCCCCTGCAGAAATTCACCAAGAATACTTCATTAACCAGAACCTGCCCATCATCGGTAGTAATCATTCAATCCGGCATATTTAAATATTTTTACGACAATAAGTTTATCCGATTTTATTCAAACGGCGATATTGTTTCGGTCCCCTCTGCAGGAAACAAATTGCCACTTGCAATTACTTCCGAATTCGCCGCCGAAATGCTGGTACTTAATAATGAACGTTTTTTATCCGTACTCAGAAAGGATCAGTCACTGGCGACGAACTGGCTGGAATATCATTCGATGAATGAAACGATCATGCATTCACTGACCTCCCTGTTCGCCGGTGAAGATTTCAAGCCTGATGTCGATATTCGGCAATATCAATCCGGCGAGGTAATCATCCAGGAGGGCGATGCTCCGGATAATCTCTTTGAGATGATCGAAGGCAAAGCTGCTGTCTCGGTCAAAGATACCCAGGTAGGAACTATCAATGCCGGAGAGGTTTTTGGCGAAGTGAGTTTCCTGACCGAAAGCACCCGTACAGCGACGGTAATTGCCGAATCCCGGTGTCTGATCCAGGCAATCAGCGGGGATCAGTTCGAAAAAATTATTAAGTACCGCCCCACTTTAGTATTTTCCGTATCACGGACACTGGCCAATCGCTTAACTGAAGTTAATGACCGTCTGATAAGGATATCATCACTAACATGA
- a CDS encoding nitroreductase family protein: protein MSSVLSRRSIRSYKDEEISDEIVDALLHAAMAAPSACAKDPWRFVVIRDKSMLAQVCEKLPNGKMLARAGLGIVVCGDQNVAHDNQLSYMLQDCSAAIENILVAAPLLDLGAVWLGVHPREERVEHLREILSIPQNITPISVIALGYPDETKPPRSRYNSKCVHYEKW from the coding sequence ATCTCCTCTGTTCTTTCCCGGCGGAGTATTCGATCGTACAAGGACGAAGAAATTTCCGATGAGATAGTCGATGCGCTTCTTCATGCAGCCATGGCGGCGCCGTCGGCCTGCGCAAAGGATCCATGGCGTTTTGTGGTGATTCGGGATAAAAGCATGCTTGCCCAGGTATGCGAAAAGCTTCCGAACGGTAAAATGCTTGCCCGGGCAGGACTCGGAATCGTTGTCTGCGGTGATCAGAATGTTGCTCATGATAATCAACTCAGTTATATGCTCCAGGACTGCTCTGCAGCCATAGAGAATATCCTTGTCGCCGCACCCCTTCTCGATCTGGGTGCGGTCTGGCTTGGAGTGCATCCCCGCGAGGAACGAGTGGAGCATCTTCGGGAAATTTTGTCTATTCCTCAAAATATCACTCCCATTTCGGTAATTGCCCTAGGCTATCCCGATGAAACCAAACCACCGCGGTCGAGGTATAATTCGAAATGTGTGCATTATGAGAAGTGGTGA
- a CDS encoding AAA domain-containing protein, with protein sequence MSEKTDSYGMLEAALRMTAAMAEEQNVVILLRRGLELCKQVLDCDRAFLIGEAKDGAGEIIHKDKESDTNAPFSSTALKLVKEKQEPLLISDTISDETLRVQESISSHEIRTVLCSRLDALHGAYPGKEFYLYLDSRTDRHPFSQRDLEIFRLLTTLMANLVKNSDLLAQHEATIEELKSRVEEKRFEDLIFSSPRFEKTISLVKQAAPTDVPILLIGETGTGKEILARSAHKLSKRNDKPFLAVNCGAIPPNLIESQLFGHEKGAFTGAVAAKKGHFEEANGGTLFLDEVGELPTQVQPQFLRALQEGEIMRVGSSKTIKVDVRIISATNVDLEKAVDEGRFRKDLFFRLNVMPITVPPMRERGEDALLLAHFFLKQYCESLGSPGCKFSREAEKAILVYEWPGNVREIQNRIQRAVITAGGSTISREDLGLETDEGPRYTSLKDARESVDREMIAQAVQRAPGNLTNAAKILDIDRKSLRLLLEKYGMKC encoded by the coding sequence ATGAGTGAAAAGACCGATAGTTATGGCATGCTCGAAGCCGCTCTCCGGATGACCGCTGCTATGGCTGAAGAACAGAATGTCGTGATCCTGTTGCGCCGCGGGCTGGAACTCTGTAAACAGGTGCTCGATTGCGATCGTGCCTTTCTTATCGGTGAAGCCAAGGACGGCGCCGGTGAAATTATCCATAAAGATAAGGAAAGTGATACCAATGCCCCTTTCAGCAGTACCGCTCTCAAGCTGGTCAAGGAAAAGCAGGAGCCGCTTCTTATCTCCGATACGATCAGCGATGAGACATTGAGAGTTCAGGAATCGATCAGCAGTCATGAAATCAGAACCGTTTTGTGCAGCAGACTCGATGCTCTTCATGGGGCATACCCCGGCAAAGAATTCTATCTCTATCTCGACAGCAGAACCGATCGACATCCCTTTTCTCAGCGGGATCTTGAGATTTTCCGACTACTCACCACCCTTATGGCCAATCTGGTGAAAAACTCGGATCTTCTTGCCCAACATGAAGCCACCATTGAGGAACTGAAGAGCAGGGTTGAAGAAAAGCGGTTTGAGGACCTGATTTTCTCGAGCCCCCGATTCGAAAAAACAATTTCCCTTGTCAAACAGGCCGCTCCCACCGATGTTCCCATTCTTTTGATAGGCGAAACCGGGACCGGCAAGGAGATTCTTGCACGAAGCGCGCACAAGCTGAGTAAAAGAAATGACAAACCGTTCCTTGCGGTCAATTGCGGTGCCATCCCTCCCAATCTTATCGAAAGCCAGCTTTTTGGTCACGAAAAAGGTGCATTTACCGGCGCTGTTGCAGCGAAAAAGGGGCATTTCGAAGAGGCGAACGGGGGTACGTTATTTCTCGATGAAGTGGGTGAATTGCCAACCCAGGTGCAGCCTCAGTTTTTGCGGGCGTTACAGGAAGGCGAAATTATGCGGGTGGGTTCCTCCAAAACGATCAAAGTCGATGTCCGTATTATTTCCGCTACCAATGTGGACCTGGAAAAGGCTGTTGATGAAGGCAGGTTTCGGAAGGATCTGTTTTTCAGACTCAATGTCATGCCGATAACCGTCCCGCCCATGCGGGAGCGTGGTGAAGATGCCCTTCTGCTGGCGCATTTTTTTCTGAAACAGTATTGCGAATCTCTGGGAAGCCCCGGGTGTAAGTTTTCCCGTGAGGCCGAAAAGGCGATTCTGGTCTATGAATGGCCGGGCAATGTTCGGGAAATCCAGAACCGGATTCAGCGTGCAGTTATAACCGCGGGCGGCTCTACAATATCCAGAGAAGATCTCGGGTTGGAAACCGATGAAGGTCCCCGCTACACCAGCCTCAAGGATGCCCGTGAATCCGTTGACCGGGAAATGATCGCCCAGGCGGTGCAGCGTGCTCCCGGTAATCTCACCAATGCCGCCAAAATTCTGGATATCGACCGGAAAAGCTTGCGACTTCTGCTGGAGAAGTATGGGATGAAGTGTTAA
- the yidD gene encoding membrane protein insertion efficiency factor YidD, giving the protein MNTWFPGLAFLMSVFLCNNSAVFSHDRAKSSGAETTESYGTGSNEVLDFYQKWISPAKGGNTCPMYPSCSQYAKMQFERNTPVPAFIATCRRLIECGHDLETYPKVAVNGKTLNFDPPDRAETNLVNENQEQRYKKTYSDESTDNERRDTAAETCSADYAEYLYETGQYFLAYAMYLKASFHCTNVQQKKKLLHRVRHSAFYAFNEMDFIKHCSFLLLFINETGTSDNNLHLLIARKHLFHHNSLKALRLLGSTSPFQQDSLQNELYFLRSIARLQLFLWKDAKLSADSILPTSDYAFLQDSLADLSIRLQDLKLKNRYRAGILSSIIPGTGYMYAGRLSAGIAAFIINGLFGWSAVEMIRGHHYPLGATIAVLGLGWYLGNIRGSIKSADRHNRREKESLVRRILFDIQIGP; this is encoded by the coding sequence ATGAACACATGGTTCCCGGGACTTGCATTCTTAATGTCTGTTTTTCTATGTAATAATTCCGCCGTGTTTTCCCATGATCGGGCCAAGTCATCGGGAGCAGAAACCACCGAGTCATATGGAACCGGCTCCAATGAAGTGCTCGATTTTTACCAGAAGTGGATATCCCCGGCAAAGGGGGGCAACACCTGTCCCATGTATCCCTCATGCTCGCAATATGCCAAAATGCAATTCGAGCGAAACACACCGGTTCCTGCCTTTATTGCAACCTGCCGGCGACTTATCGAATGCGGCCATGACCTTGAGACATATCCCAAAGTTGCAGTTAACGGAAAAACCCTGAATTTTGATCCGCCCGATCGAGCAGAAACAAATTTGGTGAATGAAAATCAGGAGCAAAGATACAAAAAAACGTATTCTGATGAAAGCACCGATAATGAGCGAAGAGATACTGCTGCCGAAACGTGCAGCGCCGACTATGCCGAATATCTTTACGAAACAGGCCAATATTTCCTCGCATACGCAATGTACCTGAAGGCGTCCTTTCACTGCACAAATGTGCAACAAAAGAAAAAACTGCTCCACCGCGTCCGCCACAGCGCTTTCTATGCCTTTAATGAAATGGATTTCATAAAACATTGCAGCTTTTTACTATTGTTTATCAATGAAACCGGAACATCGGACAACAATTTACACCTGCTTATAGCTCGAAAGCATCTCTTCCATCACAACAGCCTCAAGGCATTGAGATTGCTTGGGTCAACAAGTCCTTTTCAGCAGGACTCCCTTCAAAACGAGCTGTATTTCCTGCGATCGATCGCCCGGTTGCAGCTCTTCTTATGGAAAGACGCCAAATTGAGCGCCGACTCGATCCTGCCGACATCAGACTACGCATTTTTGCAGGATTCTTTAGCCGATTTATCAATTCGGCTTCAGGATCTAAAATTAAAAAACCGATATCGTGCCGGAATTCTTTCATCAATTATCCCGGGGACAGGCTATATGTATGCCGGAAGGCTGTCGGCGGGAATAGCCGCGTTCATTATTAACGGCTTGTTTGGCTGGTCTGCTGTAGAAATGATCCGGGGCCATCATTATCCACTTGGAGCCACCATTGCCGTGCTCGGATTGGGATGGTATCTTGGGAATATTCGGGGTTCGATTAAGTCTGCAGATCGTCATAACCGACGCGAAAAGGAATCTCTTGTGCGCAGGATACTATTCGATATTCAGATCGGGCCATGA
- the ychF gene encoding redox-regulated ATPase YchF → MKIGILGLPNSGKTTLFNALTRSEVPVTVYADAKAEPHLGEVEVIDERITWLSNLYNPKKTTYARIEMIDFAGVSQGAAKEGSLSGELLRLIKNTDALAVVLRNFQSDLVGAPEPEKELNIITEELLLSDLVIVENRLEKIEAGFKRGIKSNEIQLEQSVLKKIHAQLEEMKPVRELGLSENEMKLIKGFQLLTQKPVLAIVNSSEELFGKNESLLESIGKSYKVIEFAGNFEMELSRLTDEEEIALFMEDMGIGESARDCLARAAYELLGYISFFTVGEDEVRAWTIVKGDTALLAAGAIHSDLMRGFIRAECFSYANLKESGSEKAVKEKGKFRLEGKEYVVNDGDILSIRFNV, encoded by the coding sequence ATGAAAATTGGAATATTAGGGCTTCCCAACAGCGGTAAGACTACGCTTTTTAATGCATTAACCCGTTCAGAAGTGCCGGTAACAGTCTATGCCGATGCCAAAGCTGAACCTCATCTGGGGGAAGTGGAGGTTATCGATGAGCGGATAACATGGCTCAGTAACCTTTATAATCCTAAAAAGACTACCTATGCCCGAATAGAAATGATCGATTTTGCGGGCGTGTCGCAGGGAGCGGCAAAGGAGGGCTCCTTATCGGGGGAGCTTCTGAGACTGATTAAAAATACAGATGCACTTGCGGTGGTGCTGCGCAATTTCCAGAGTGATCTGGTCGGCGCACCTGAGCCGGAAAAGGAACTGAACATTATCACCGAAGAGCTTCTGCTTTCGGACCTGGTAATTGTCGAAAACCGCCTTGAAAAAATTGAGGCAGGATTTAAGCGGGGAATAAAAAGTAACGAAATCCAGCTCGAACAGTCGGTTTTGAAAAAAATACATGCACAGCTCGAAGAGATGAAACCGGTGAGAGAGCTTGGATTATCCGAAAACGAAATGAAGCTAATTAAGGGATTTCAGTTACTCACGCAAAAACCTGTTCTTGCAATTGTAAATTCGAGTGAAGAGCTTTTTGGGAAAAATGAATCACTCCTCGAATCAATCGGCAAATCCTACAAGGTAATTGAGTTTGCCGGCAATTTCGAAATGGAGCTTTCACGGCTTACCGATGAGGAAGAAATCGCTCTTTTCATGGAAGACATGGGTATCGGCGAATCTGCACGGGATTGTCTTGCCCGGGCAGCTTATGAGCTGCTGGGCTATATCAGTTTTTTTACTGTTGGTGAAGATGAGGTCCGGGCCTGGACTATTGTGAAGGGCGATACGGCGCTGCTTGCAGCGGGAGCGATTCATTCGGATTTGATGCGCGGATTTATCAGGGCCGAGTGTTTCTCCTATGCCAACTTAAAGGAATCGGGTTCTGAAAAGGCTGTAAAAGAAAAAGGGAAGTTCCGTCTTGAAGGCAAAGAGTATGTTGTCAATGATGGTGATATCCTCAGTATCAGGTTTAATGTGTGA
- a CDS encoding tetratricopeptide repeat protein: MRVSIITKARSCFLVLRRCHWAVLVPVCMALLVSIRCTNHRLEYAHELLEAGNFLSARKIYSKIVEKDPENFEAHYGMGMSLCAEAMYKMNLDIGCIEDWYPAIYHMNIASNLQPNTREVSRTLAILHYNLGTCHHKEGNADAAIERLESAVVYDSTLVKAYNLLGALYHTRENFRKAEQCYLKVLDVQPEYAMAHFNLGAVAWASGDYNAAVSYFQKASELSPGNTYFKQWLHKAQQQSRQG, translated from the coding sequence TTGCGCGTATCCATAATCACTAAAGCTCGTTCATGCTTTCTGGTACTCAGAAGATGCCACTGGGCAGTGCTCGTTCCGGTCTGCATGGCGTTGCTCGTTTCAATCCGCTGCACGAATCATCGCCTCGAATATGCCCACGAACTCCTTGAAGCGGGCAATTTCCTTTCGGCGCGAAAGATCTATTCGAAAATTGTGGAAAAGGATCCCGAGAATTTTGAGGCCCATTACGGCATGGGTATGAGCCTGTGCGCCGAGGCTATGTATAAAATGAATCTCGATATCGGGTGTATCGAAGACTGGTATCCCGCCATTTATCATATGAATATCGCCTCGAATCTTCAACCGAACACGCGCGAGGTCAGTCGTACTCTGGCGATCCTTCACTACAACCTCGGTACCTGTCACCACAAAGAGGGAAATGCCGATGCTGCAATTGAGCGTCTTGAAAGTGCCGTAGTATACGATTCGACGCTGGTGAAAGCCTATAATTTACTCGGTGCGCTCTATCATACCCGCGAGAATTTTCGGAAAGCCGAACAATGCTATCTGAAAGTACTCGATGTGCAGCCCGAATATGCGATGGCCCATTTCAATCTTGGTGCAGTAGCCTGGGCATCGGGCGATTACAATGCTGCGGTATCCTATTTTCAAAAAGCCTCCGAACTGTCACCGGGCAACACCTATTTTAAGCAGTGGCTGCATAAAGCACAACAGCAATCCAGGCAAGGATAA
- a CDS encoding protein kinase, which produces MAFSLKDYEIIDEIGRGGFGSVLRARQKSLGRIVAIKCLIPQRAQNKHDIIRFRREAEAMATLSNDTIISVFDYAYFGGNYYIVMEYIEGISFDIALERGLRPMECMAVLERVAAALRSAHTENVIHHDIKPANILLGKQGQVKLADFGLATFQQEMTQHSSMVAVIGTLSYMAPEAMVNPADVDSRVDIYSLGCILYEILAGKVPFPGDSLGQVSYKVLNEDPPALATGDCPETLEKLTMECLSKDRDKRPSIEQVHSVLAEYVGSHHRHAQENLASFVKGKEIITGTSPAVPLQSRSFTLTPRSIAFLWVCVALLGLSSLALIVYSAIRHNRGARHLPTLGAFQDTLKPEVSFPQGNTMDSEPSPLTTTSPGTDVGTLMIKGMKKSDTLVINGKVARSFSREGFIGVPLAPGPNKVEIRTRKDRIFSKQIEVMPLQVTSWDLKEERRNHE; this is translated from the coding sequence ATGGCATTTTCACTGAAAGATTACGAGATAATCGATGAAATCGGACGGGGCGGTTTCGGTTCGGTGCTGCGGGCGCGGCAGAAATCTCTTGGACGCATCGTGGCGATCAAATGCCTGATTCCCCAGCGTGCCCAGAACAAGCATGATATTATCCGGTTCCGTCGTGAAGCCGAGGCTATGGCCACGCTCTCCAACGATACTATCATCTCTGTGTTCGATTACGCCTATTTCGGCGGTAATTATTATATCGTCATGGAATATATCGAAGGCATTTCCTTTGATATTGCCCTCGAGCGGGGGCTTCGCCCTATGGAGTGCATGGCAGTCCTTGAAAGAGTTGCAGCAGCACTGAGAAGCGCGCATACCGAAAATGTTATTCATCATGATATCAAACCCGCCAATATCCTTCTGGGTAAACAGGGACAGGTCAAACTGGCGGATTTCGGTCTTGCCACTTTTCAGCAGGAAATGACCCAGCATTCATCGATGGTTGCCGTCATAGGCACCCTCTCGTACATGGCGCCCGAAGCCATGGTCAATCCCGCCGATGTCGACAGCAGAGTGGATATCTATTCTTTAGGATGCATTCTCTACGAAATCCTTGCTGGCAAGGTCCCTTTTCCGGGTGATTCGCTGGGGCAGGTTTCGTATAAAGTGCTCAATGAGGACCCCCCTGCTTTGGCAACAGGAGACTGTCCCGAAACACTCGAAAAACTCACCATGGAGTGCCTGAGCAAAGATCGAGACAAGCGCCCATCCATAGAACAAGTCCATTCGGTGCTGGCCGAATATGTCGGAAGTCATCACCGTCATGCCCAGGAAAACCTCGCCTCCTTTGTAAAAGGGAAAGAAATAATAACCGGAACATCACCTGCAGTCCCGCTTCAATCCCGCTCCTTTACCTTAACGCCCCGGAGTATTGCATTCCTGTGGGTGTGTGTCGCTCTGCTTGGGTTGTCAAGCCTTGCGCTTATCGTTTACTCGGCAATCCGTCACAACCGCGGGGCCCGTCATCTTCCAACACTCGGGGCTTTTCAGGATACGCTTAAGCCGGAAGTAAGTTTTCCGCAGGGAAACACCATGGACTCCGAGCCATCACCACTCACCACCACGAGCCCGGGAACCGATGTCGGCACCCTGATGATCAAAGGGATGAAAAAGAGTGATACACTGGTAATTAACGGCAAAGTGGCGCGGTCATTTTCACGAGAGGGATTCATCGGCGTACCGCTGGCCCCCGGACCGAACAAGGTTGAAATCCGGACACGCAAGGACAGGATATTCAGCAAGCAGATTGAAGTGATGCCGCTGCAGGTTACCTCCTGGGATCTCAAGGAAGAAAGGCGCAATCATGAGTGA